In the Oncorhynchus tshawytscha isolate Ot180627B linkage group LG17, Otsh_v2.0, whole genome shotgun sequence genome, one interval contains:
- the LOC112216680 gene encoding uncharacterized protein LOC112216680 isoform X3, with amino-acid sequence MSWRGCILRWARDDVICIATRGNRIPLNTQQRCGFKKVVKGVIEETGPSHTEPSEGLIHKRGASPPWSPPLGVQSYFDKVRADWLETLRPQEHGDLRKWGSIAANAVVFCCWSAIPPALYDQILHIQPCLQNPVFPHAPVHVQPLLLLPHGGQHVRPLELLLQHRLHARQGAVHGRLHVCRYQRTCERL; translated from the exons ATGTCGTGGAGGGGGTGCATTTTAAGATGGGCTAGGGATGACGTTATTTGTATAGCAACGAGAGGAAACAG AATCCCCCTCAACACTCAACAGAGATGTGGCTTCAAGAAAGTAGTGAAGGGGGTCATAGAGGAGACGGGGCCCTCACACACAGAGCCCAGTGAAGGGCTCATCCACAAGAGGGGTGCATCTCCCCCTTGGAGCCCTCCCCTTGGAGTCCAGAGCTACTTTGACAAGGTCCGGGCTGACTGGTTGGAGACACTACGGCCGCAGGAACACGGGGAtcttcgcaaatgg GGATCAATAGCTGCTAATGCTGTGGTTTTTTGCTGTTGGAGTGCCATACCTCCAGCGCTCTATGATCAGATACTTCACATCCAACCCTGCCTCCA AAACCCTGTGTTTCCCCATGCTCCTGTTCACGTTCAGCCACTACTCCTTCTTCCACATGGTGGCCAACATGTACGTCCTCTGGAGCTTCTCCTCCAGCATCGTCTCCATGCTAGGCAGGGAGCAGTTCATGGCCGTTTACATGTCTGCAGGTACCAGCGCACGTGTGAGAGATTGTAA
- the LOC112216681 gene encoding protein MB21D2 has product MAAPALTSRAGSVNSLGNSPTATPSSTNNNNKIIPSYPELDFRSGARIEDLNRLILEFSKHDQREYDDQRALEIHTAKDFIFSMLGMVQKLDQKLPVANEYLLLSGGVREGVVDMDLDELSVYARGTDYDMDFTLLVPALKLHDRNQPVTLDMRHSALCHSWLSLRLFDEGTINKWKDCCTVVDHINGATNYFFSPTLVADWFYESISVVLVEIQKKPQRGMPRVEKVERNGTIISVILGVGSSRMLYDIVPVVSFKGWPAVAQSWLMENHFWDGKITEEEVISGFYLVPACSHKGCKENEWRLSFARSEVQLKKCISASLMQAYQACKAIIIKLLSRPKAISPYHLRSMMLWACDRLPATYLSQEDFSAHFLLGLIDDLQNCLVNKMCPNYFIPQCNMLEHLSDEMAMLHARKLSSVRSDPAEHLRTTIEHAKAANRLTLELHWRGSASNLPSPQSDAGGEHQPDDRLAKKLQQLVTENPGKSISVFINPDDVTRPHFRIDDKFF; this is encoded by the exons ATGGCGGCCCCTGCGCTAACCAGCCGGGCTGGGTCCGTAAATAGCTTGGGAAACAGCCCCACTGCGACTCCCAGCTCCACGAACAATAACAACAAGATCATCCCAAGCTACCCCGAGCTCGATTTCAGGTCCGGTGCCAGAATCGAGGATTTGAACCGATTGATTCTGGAATTTAGTAAACACGATCAGCGAGAATATGACGACCAGCGAGCGCTCGAGATTCACACCGCCAAGGATTTCATTTTCTCCATGCTCG GTATGGTGCAGAAACTGGACCAGAAGCTCCCTGTGGCCAACGAGTACCTGCTGCTGTCAGGTGGTGTGAGGGAGGGCGTGGTCGACATGGACCTAGACGAGCTGAGTGTTTACGCCCGTGGCACCGACTATGACATGGACTTTACCCTCCTCGTGCCTGCGCTCAAGCTGCACGACCGCAACCAGCCGGTCACTCTGGACATGCGCCACTCAGCCCTGTGCCACTCGTGGCTGAGCCTGCGCCTCTTTGACGAGGGCACCATTAACAAGTGGAAGGACTGCTGCACAGTGGTAGACCACATCAATGGCGCCACCAACTACTTCTTCTCACCCACACTGGTGGCTGACTGGTTCTACGAGTCCATCAGCGTGGTCCTGGTGGAGATCCAGAAGAAGCCCCAGCGCGGCATGCCCCGCGTGGAGAAGGTGGAGCGGAACGGCACAATCATCTCCGTCATCCTGGGCGTGGGCAGCAGCCGCATGCTCTATGACATCGTGCCTGTGGTCTCCTTCAAGGGATGGCCAGCGGTGGCCCAGAGCTGGCTGATGGAGAACCACTTCTGGGACGGCAAGATCACAGAGGAGGAGGTGATCAGCGGCTTCTACCTGGTGCCTGCCTGCTCCCACAAGGGCTGTAAGGAGAATGAGTGGCGCCTGTCTTTCGCCCGCAGCGAAGTGCAGCTCAAGAAGTGCATCTCAGCCAGCCTGATGCAGGCCTACCAGGCGTGCAAGGCCATCATTATCAAGCTGCTGTCAAGGCCCAAGGCCATCAGCCCCTACCACCTGCGCAGCATGATGTTGTGGGCCTGCGATCGGCTCCCCGCCACCTACCTGTCCCAGGAAGACTTTTCAGCCCACTTCCTGCTAGGCCTCATTGACGACCTGCAGAACTGCCTGGTCAACAAGATGTGCCCCAACTACTTCATCCCACAGTGCAACATGCTAGAGCACCTGTCGGACGAGATGGCCATGCTCCACGCCCGCAAGCTCAGCTCGGTGCGCTCCGACCCGGCCGAGCACCTGCGCACTACCATTGAGCACGCCAAGGCGGCCAACCGACTGACCCTGGAACTGCATTGGCGCGGCAGTGCCTCAAACCTGCCGTCACCACAGTCGGACGCGGGCGGCGAGCACCAGCCGGATGACCGCTTGGCTAAGAAGCTGCAGCAGCTGGTGACAGAGAACCCTGGAAAGTCCATCTCGGTGTTCATCAACCCCGATGACGTGACGCGGCCGCACTTCCGCATCGACGACAAGTTCTTCTGA